In Lutra lutra chromosome 5, mLutLut1.2, whole genome shotgun sequence, a single genomic region encodes these proteins:
- the LOC125099654 gene encoding 26S proteasome regulatory subunit 10B-like yields MADPRDKVLQDYRKKLLEHKEIDGRLKELREQLKELTKQYEKSENDLKALQSVGQIVGEVLKQLTEEKFIVKATNGPRYVVGCRRQLDKSKLKPGTRVALDMTTLTIMRYLPREVDPLVYNMSHEDPGNVSYSEIGGLSEQIRELREVIELPLTNPELFQRVGIIPPKGCLLYGPPGTGKTLLARAVASQLDCNFLKIVSSSIVDKYIGESACLIREMFNYARDHQPCIIFMDEIDAIGGRRFFEGTSADREIQRTLMELLNQMDGFDTLHRVKMIMATNRPDTLDPALLRPGRLDRKIHIDLPNEQARLDILKIHAGPITKHGEIDYEAIVKLSDGFSGADLRNVCTEAGMFAIRADHDFVVQEDFMKAVRKVADSKKLESKLDYKPV; encoded by the coding sequence ATGGCGGACCCTAGAGATAAGGTGCTTCAGGACTACCGCAAGAAGCTATTGGAGCACAAGGAGATCGACGGCCGTCTCAAGGAGTTAAGGGAACAATTAAAAGAACTTACCAAGCAgtatgaaaaatctgaaaatgatcTGAAGGCCTTACAAAGTGTTGGGCAGATTGTGGGTGAAGTACTTAAGCAACTAACTGAGGAAAAATTCATTGTTAAAGCTACAAATGGACCAAGATATGTTGTGGGTTGTCGTCGACAGCTTGACAAAAGTAAGCTGAAGCCAGGAACAAGAGTTGCTTTGGATATGACTACACTAACAATCATGAGATATTTGCCAAGAGAGGTGGATCCATTGGTCTACAACATGTCTCATGAGGACCCTGGGAATGTTTCTTATTCTGAAATTGGAGGACTATCAGAACAGATTCGGGAATTAAGAGAGGTGATAGAATTGCCTCTTACAAACCCAGAATTATTCCAGCGTGTAGGAATAATACCTCCAAAAGGCTGTTTGTTATATGGACCACCAGGCACAGGAAAAACACTCTTGGCACGAGCTGTTGCTAGCCAGCTGGACTGCAATTTCTTAAAGATTGTATCTAGTTCTATTGTAGACAAGTACATTGGTGAAAGTGCTTGTTTGATCAGAGAAATGTTTAATTATGCCAGGGATCATCAACCATGCATTATTTTTATGGATGAAATAGATGCCATTGGTGGTCGTCGGTTTTTTGAGGGTACTTCAGCTGATAGAGAGATTCAGAGAACTTTGATGGAGTTATTGAATCAAATGGATGGATTTGATACTCTACATAGAGTTAAAATGATCATGGCTACAAACAGACCAGATACACTGGATCCTGCTTTGCTTCGTCCTGGAAGATTagacagaaaaatacatattgacTTACCAAACGAACAAGCAAGATTAGACATATTGAAAATCCATGCAGGTCCCATTACAAAGCATGGTGAAATAGATTATGAAGCAATTGTGAAGCTTTCAGATGGTTTTAGTGGAGCAGACCTGAGAAATGTTTGTACTGAAGCAGGTATGTTTGCAATTCGTGCTGATCATGATTTTGTAGTACAGGAAGACTTCATGAAAGCAGTCAGAAAAGTGGCTGATTCTAAGAAGCTAGAGTCTAAATTGGACTACAAACCTGTGTAA